In the genome of Fusarium poae strain DAOMC 252244 chromosome 1, whole genome shotgun sequence, the window TCACGCATTTACGGATGGTTAATGTCGTTTTGTATTGTTTTATTTTCAAAGAGATAACGTCACGCAAGGAAAGTTTAGAAGAGAAATGACTGGTTAtgaagaccaagaaggaaaATTACGAGTTTGATACAAAAAATGAATATACTCGTCATGAGGCACGTCTTAATGGAAACACGAGCCTCATTGTTTTTTCACATGCAATTTTTGACCCAAAGTACCAATTTGTGTGAATACCAAGTGCCGTGCTATGGGTGACTTAGGTTTGTGCTGCGTTAACTCGTCTTATCGTTGATCGGATTCACTTCTCAGACCTCACTATGGACCGGAGTGGTTGGTGTTCCGAGGCAGGTCATGCGCATTAGAATGATTAAAAACGCCTTTTTTTGTCTTATCGCAAAACCCCCAGAACCCTCGTCTAAAACCGGCCCTTTTCGCTCCTTAAATGGTCACATACACGATTCGCTGGCGAGATTCAAGTGTTTGGTCGGCACCAGAGTCATCatctctttgctttttgaaaTTTGTTTTGTAGCCCTTTCTTTTTGCTACATGACATGCAAGATGAACCTTCGCCACTCCTGAGACCCAGAAACgcaaaagaaacaagatcCGTGTCCGTGTTCGCGTTTATTCGTCCTGGACAACGTTGCCCTTCTCGGAGACGTACAGACCATCCAAGAACTACAAATGACTGGGTTAGCATATCCACGAAACAAAATCAAGCGTTGAGCAAGTCGTCTTACCTTTCGGATATCCTTGTTTCGCACCCGGCAGATCTGCTGGATATCGGCAGCACTTTGCGAAACGTTCTCGAGAGAGTTACCAGAGAGGACGAGCTCATCCTTCTGGGTGGTGGAagcctcaacatcaacaccggGGTGCATGACAATTCGGCGGACGAGCTTCTCGCCGATGAAGTTTCGGATCTCAACCTCGTACAAGTTGGTCTCGGAGTTCTGGGAGACGTTGACGTTGATGGGGAAATGGGCGTAGACGTATCGCATCTTGTACTTGAAACCCTTGGTGACACCAATGATCAGGTTGTTGATG includes:
- the RPL9B gene encoding 60S ribosomal protein L9B (BUSCO:48276at5125), with product MKYIHSQELLEIPEGVKVAIKSRIVTVEGPRGKLVKDLSHLAVNFTSTKKNQISIEIHHGVRKNVATLRTVRTLINNLIIGVTKGFKYKMRYVYAHFPINVNVSQNSETNLYEVEIRNFIGEKLVRRIVMHPGVDVEASTTQKDELVLSGNSLENVSQSAADIQQICRVRNKDIRKFLDGLYVSEKGNVVQDE